From Macaca mulatta isolate MMU2019108-1 chromosome 1, T2T-MMU8v2.0, whole genome shotgun sequence, the proteins below share one genomic window:
- the ENO1 gene encoding enolase 1, (alpha) isoform X2, whose amino-acid sequence MSILKVHAREIFDSRGNPTVEVDLFTSKGLFRAAVPSGASTGIYEALELRDNDKTRYMGKGVSRPVKYINEFLAPALCTQKLNVTEQEKIDKLMIEMDGTENKSKFGANAILGVSLAVCKAGAVEKGVPLYRHIADLAGNSEVILPVPAFNVINGGSHAGNKLAMQEFMILPVGAANFREAMRIGAEVYHNLKNVIKEKYGKDATNVGDEGGFAPNILENKEGLELLKTAIGKAGYTDKVVIGMDVAASEFFRSGKYDLDFKSPDDPSRYISPDQLADLYKSFIKDYPVVSIEDPFDQDDWGAWQKFTASAGIQVVGDDLTVTNPKRIAKAVNEKSCNCLLLKVNQIGSVTESLQACKLAQANGWGVMVSHRSGETEDTFIADLVVGLCTGQIKTGAPCRSERLAKYNQLLRIEEELGSKAKFAGRNFRNPLAK is encoded by the exons ATGTCTATTCTCAAGGTCCATGCCAGGGAAATCTTTGACTCTCGTGGGAATCCCACTGTTGAGGTTGATCTCTTCACCTCAAAAG GTCTCTTCAGAGCTGCTGTGCCCAGTGGTGCTTCAACTGGTATCTATGAGGCCCTAGAACTCCGGGACAATGATAAGACTCGCTATATGGGGAAGG GCGTCTCCAGACCTGTTAAGTATATTAATGAGTTCCTGGCACCAGCCCTGTGCACTCAG AAACTGAACGTCACAGAACAAGAGAAGATTGACAAACTGATGATCGAGATGGAcggaacagaaaataaat CTAAGTTTGGTGCGAACGCCATTCTGGGGGTGTCCCTCGCCGTCTGCAAAGCTGGTGCTGTTGAGAAGGGGGTCCCCCTGTACCGCCACATCGCTGACTTGGCTGGCAACTCTGAAGTCATCCTGCCAGTCCCG GCTTTCAATGTCATCAATGGCGGTTCTCATGCCGGCAACAAGCTGGCCATGCAGGAGTTCATGATCCTCCCAGTCGGTGCAGCAAACTTCAGGGAAGCCATGCGCATTGGAGCGGAGGTTTACCACAACCTGAAGAATGTCATCAAGGAGAAATACGGGAAAGATGCCACCAATGTGGGGGATGAAGGCGGGTTTGCTCCCAATATCCTGGAGAATAAAGAAG GCCTGGAGCTGCTGAAGACTGCCATTGGGAAAGCTGGCTACACTGATAAGGTGGTCATTGGCATGGACGTAGCAGCCTCCGAGTTCTTCAGGTCTGGGAAGTATGACCTGGACTTCAAGTCTCCCGATGACCCCAGCAGGTACATCTCACCTGATCAGCTGGCTGACCTGTACAAGTCCTTCATCAAGGACTACCCAG TGGTGTCTATCGAAGATCCCTTTGACCAGGATGACTGGGGAGCTTGGCAGAAGTTCACGGCCAGTGCAGGAATCCAGGTAGTCGGGGATGATCTCACAGTGACCAACCCAAAGAGGATTGCCAAGGCCGTGAACGAGAAGTCCTGCAACTGCCTCCTGCTCAAAGTCAACCAGATTGGCTCCGTGACCGAGTCGCTTCAGGC GTGCAAGTTGGCCCAGGCCAATGGTTGGGGCGTCATGGTGTCTCATCGTTCTGGGGAGACTGAAGATACCTTCATTGCTGACCTGGTTGTGGGGCTGTGCACTGGGCAG ATCAAGACTGGTGCCCCTTGCCGATCTGAGCGCTTGGCCAAGTACAACCAGCTCCTCAG AATTGAAGAGGAGCTGGGCAGCAAGGCTAAGTTTGCCGGCAGGAACTTCAGAAACCCCCTGGCCAAGTAA
- the ENO1 gene encoding enolase 1, (alpha) isoform X1 produces MSILKVHAREIFDSRGNPTVEVDLFTSKGLFRAAVPSGASTGIYEALELRDNDKTRYMGKGVSKAVEHINKTIAPALVSKKLNVTEQEKIDKLMIEMDGTENKSKFGANAILGVSLAVCKAGAVEKGVPLYRHIADLAGNSEVILPVPAFNVINGGSHAGNKLAMQEFMILPVGAANFREAMRIGAEVYHNLKNVIKEKYGKDATNVGDEGGFAPNILENKEGLELLKTAIGKAGYTDKVVIGMDVAASEFFRSGKYDLDFKSPDDPSRYISPDQLADLYKSFIKDYPVVSIEDPFDQDDWGAWQKFTASAGIQVVGDDLTVTNPKRIAKAVNEKSCNCLLLKVNQIGSVTESLQACKLAQANGWGVMVSHRSGETEDTFIADLVVGLCTGQIKTGAPCRSERLAKYNQLLRIEEELGSKAKFAGRNFRNPLAK; encoded by the exons ATGTCTATTCTCAAGGTCCATGCCAGGGAAATCTTTGACTCTCGTGGGAATCCCACTGTTGAGGTTGATCTCTTCACCTCAAAAG GTCTCTTCAGAGCTGCTGTGCCCAGTGGTGCTTCAACTGGTATCTATGAGGCCCTAGAACTCCGGGACAATGATAAGACTCGCTATATGGGGAAGG GTGTCTCAAAGGCTGTTGAGCACATCAATAAAACTATTGCGCCTGCCCTGGTTAGCAAG AAACTGAACGTCACAGAACAAGAGAAGATTGACAAACTGATGATCGAGATGGAcggaacagaaaataaat CTAAGTTTGGTGCGAACGCCATTCTGGGGGTGTCCCTCGCCGTCTGCAAAGCTGGTGCTGTTGAGAAGGGGGTCCCCCTGTACCGCCACATCGCTGACTTGGCTGGCAACTCTGAAGTCATCCTGCCAGTCCCG GCTTTCAATGTCATCAATGGCGGTTCTCATGCCGGCAACAAGCTGGCCATGCAGGAGTTCATGATCCTCCCAGTCGGTGCAGCAAACTTCAGGGAAGCCATGCGCATTGGAGCGGAGGTTTACCACAACCTGAAGAATGTCATCAAGGAGAAATACGGGAAAGATGCCACCAATGTGGGGGATGAAGGCGGGTTTGCTCCCAATATCCTGGAGAATAAAGAAG GCCTGGAGCTGCTGAAGACTGCCATTGGGAAAGCTGGCTACACTGATAAGGTGGTCATTGGCATGGACGTAGCAGCCTCCGAGTTCTTCAGGTCTGGGAAGTATGACCTGGACTTCAAGTCTCCCGATGACCCCAGCAGGTACATCTCACCTGATCAGCTGGCTGACCTGTACAAGTCCTTCATCAAGGACTACCCAG TGGTGTCTATCGAAGATCCCTTTGACCAGGATGACTGGGGAGCTTGGCAGAAGTTCACGGCCAGTGCAGGAATCCAGGTAGTCGGGGATGATCTCACAGTGACCAACCCAAAGAGGATTGCCAAGGCCGTGAACGAGAAGTCCTGCAACTGCCTCCTGCTCAAAGTCAACCAGATTGGCTCCGTGACCGAGTCGCTTCAGGC GTGCAAGTTGGCCCAGGCCAATGGTTGGGGCGTCATGGTGTCTCATCGTTCTGGGGAGACTGAAGATACCTTCATTGCTGACCTGGTTGTGGGGCTGTGCACTGGGCAG ATCAAGACTGGTGCCCCTTGCCGATCTGAGCGCTTGGCCAAGTACAACCAGCTCCTCAG AATTGAAGAGGAGCTGGGCAGCAAGGCTAAGTTTGCCGGCAGGAACTTCAGAAACCCCCTGGCCAAGTAA
- the ENO1 gene encoding enolase 1, (alpha) isoform X3 encodes MSILKVHAREIFDSRGNPTVEVDLFTSKGGLFRAAVPSGASTGIYEALELRDNDKTRYMGKGVSKAVEHINKTIAPALVSKKLNVTEQEKIDKLMIEMDGTENKSKFGANAILGVSLAVCKAGAVEKGVPLYRHIADLAGNSEVILPVPAFNVINGGSHAGNKLAMQEFMILPVGAANFREAMRIGAEVYHNLKNVIKEKYGKDATNVGDEGGFAPNILENKEGLELLKTAIGKAGYTDKVVIGMDVAASEFFRSGKYDLDFKSPDDPSRYISPDQLADLYKSFIKDYPVVSIEDPFDQDDWGAWQKFTASAGIQVVGDDLTVTNPKRIAKAVNEKSCNCLLLKVNQIGSVTESLQACKLAQANGWGVMVSHRSGETEDTFIADLVVGLCTGQIKTGAPCRSERLAKYNQLLRIEEELGSKAKFAGRNFRNPLAK; translated from the exons ATGTCTATTCTCAAGGTCCATGCCAGGGAAATCTTTGACTCTCGTGGGAATCCCACTGTTGAGGTTGATCTCTTCACCTCAAAAG GTG GTCTCTTCAGAGCTGCTGTGCCCAGTGGTGCTTCAACTGGTATCTATGAGGCCCTAGAACTCCGGGACAATGATAAGACTCGCTATATGGGGAAGG GTGTCTCAAAGGCTGTTGAGCACATCAATAAAACTATTGCGCCTGCCCTGGTTAGCAAG AAACTGAACGTCACAGAACAAGAGAAGATTGACAAACTGATGATCGAGATGGAcggaacagaaaataaat CTAAGTTTGGTGCGAACGCCATTCTGGGGGTGTCCCTCGCCGTCTGCAAAGCTGGTGCTGTTGAGAAGGGGGTCCCCCTGTACCGCCACATCGCTGACTTGGCTGGCAACTCTGAAGTCATCCTGCCAGTCCCG GCTTTCAATGTCATCAATGGCGGTTCTCATGCCGGCAACAAGCTGGCCATGCAGGAGTTCATGATCCTCCCAGTCGGTGCAGCAAACTTCAGGGAAGCCATGCGCATTGGAGCGGAGGTTTACCACAACCTGAAGAATGTCATCAAGGAGAAATACGGGAAAGATGCCACCAATGTGGGGGATGAAGGCGGGTTTGCTCCCAATATCCTGGAGAATAAAGAAG GCCTGGAGCTGCTGAAGACTGCCATTGGGAAAGCTGGCTACACTGATAAGGTGGTCATTGGCATGGACGTAGCAGCCTCCGAGTTCTTCAGGTCTGGGAAGTATGACCTGGACTTCAAGTCTCCCGATGACCCCAGCAGGTACATCTCACCTGATCAGCTGGCTGACCTGTACAAGTCCTTCATCAAGGACTACCCAG TGGTGTCTATCGAAGATCCCTTTGACCAGGATGACTGGGGAGCTTGGCAGAAGTTCACGGCCAGTGCAGGAATCCAGGTAGTCGGGGATGATCTCACAGTGACCAACCCAAAGAGGATTGCCAAGGCCGTGAACGAGAAGTCCTGCAACTGCCTCCTGCTCAAAGTCAACCAGATTGGCTCCGTGACCGAGTCGCTTCAGGC GTGCAAGTTGGCCCAGGCCAATGGTTGGGGCGTCATGGTGTCTCATCGTTCTGGGGAGACTGAAGATACCTTCATTGCTGACCTGGTTGTGGGGCTGTGCACTGGGCAG ATCAAGACTGGTGCCCCTTGCCGATCTGAGCGCTTGGCCAAGTACAACCAGCTCCTCAG AATTGAAGAGGAGCTGGGCAGCAAGGCTAAGTTTGCCGGCAGGAACTTCAGAAACCCCCTGGCCAAGTAA
- the ENO1 gene encoding enolase 1, (alpha) isoform X4: protein MIEMDGTENKSKFGANAILGVSLAVCKAGAVEKGVPLYRHIADLAGNSEVILPVPAFNVINGGSHAGNKLAMQEFMILPVGAANFREAMRIGAEVYHNLKNVIKEKYGKDATNVGDEGGFAPNILENKEGLELLKTAIGKAGYTDKVVIGMDVAASEFFRSGKYDLDFKSPDDPSRYISPDQLADLYKSFIKDYPVVSIEDPFDQDDWGAWQKFTASAGIQVVGDDLTVTNPKRIAKAVNEKSCNCLLLKVNQIGSVTESLQACKLAQANGWGVMVSHRSGETEDTFIADLVVGLCTGQIKTGAPCRSERLAKYNQLLRIEEELGSKAKFAGRNFRNPLAK, encoded by the exons ATGATCGAGATGGAcggaacagaaaataaat CTAAGTTTGGTGCGAACGCCATTCTGGGGGTGTCCCTCGCCGTCTGCAAAGCTGGTGCTGTTGAGAAGGGGGTCCCCCTGTACCGCCACATCGCTGACTTGGCTGGCAACTCTGAAGTCATCCTGCCAGTCCCG GCTTTCAATGTCATCAATGGCGGTTCTCATGCCGGCAACAAGCTGGCCATGCAGGAGTTCATGATCCTCCCAGTCGGTGCAGCAAACTTCAGGGAAGCCATGCGCATTGGAGCGGAGGTTTACCACAACCTGAAGAATGTCATCAAGGAGAAATACGGGAAAGATGCCACCAATGTGGGGGATGAAGGCGGGTTTGCTCCCAATATCCTGGAGAATAAAGAAG GCCTGGAGCTGCTGAAGACTGCCATTGGGAAAGCTGGCTACACTGATAAGGTGGTCATTGGCATGGACGTAGCAGCCTCCGAGTTCTTCAGGTCTGGGAAGTATGACCTGGACTTCAAGTCTCCCGATGACCCCAGCAGGTACATCTCACCTGATCAGCTGGCTGACCTGTACAAGTCCTTCATCAAGGACTACCCAG TGGTGTCTATCGAAGATCCCTTTGACCAGGATGACTGGGGAGCTTGGCAGAAGTTCACGGCCAGTGCAGGAATCCAGGTAGTCGGGGATGATCTCACAGTGACCAACCCAAAGAGGATTGCCAAGGCCGTGAACGAGAAGTCCTGCAACTGCCTCCTGCTCAAAGTCAACCAGATTGGCTCCGTGACCGAGTCGCTTCAGGC GTGCAAGTTGGCCCAGGCCAATGGTTGGGGCGTCATGGTGTCTCATCGTTCTGGGGAGACTGAAGATACCTTCATTGCTGACCTGGTTGTGGGGCTGTGCACTGGGCAG ATCAAGACTGGTGCCCCTTGCCGATCTGAGCGCTTGGCCAAGTACAACCAGCTCCTCAG AATTGAAGAGGAGCTGGGCAGCAAGGCTAAGTTTGCCGGCAGGAACTTCAGAAACCCCCTGGCCAAGTAA